The segment NNNNNNNNNNNNNNNNNNNNNNNNNNNNNNNNNNNNNNNNNNNNNNNNNNNNNNNNNNNNNNNNNNNNNNNNNNNNNNNNNNNNNNNNNNNNNNNNNNNNNNNNNNNNNNNNNNNNNNNNNNNNNNNNNNNNNNNNNNNNNNNNNNNNNNNNNNNNNNNNNNNNNNNNNNNNNNNNNNNNNNNNNNNNNNNNNNNNNNNNNNNNNNNNNNNNNNNNNNNNNNNNNNNNNNNNNNNNNNNNNNNNNNNNNNNNNNNNNNNNNNNNNNNNNNNNNNNNNNNNNNNNNNNNNNNNNNNNNNNNNNNNNNNNNNNNNNNNNNNNNNNNNNNNNNNNNNNNNNNNNNNNNNNNNNNNNNNNNNNNNNNNNNNNNNNNNNNNNNNNNNNNNNNNNNNNNNNNNNNNNNNNNNNNNNNNNNNNNNNNNNNNNNNNNNNNNNNNNNNNNNNNNNNNNNNNNNNNNNNNNNNNNNNNNNNNNNNNNNNNNNNNNNNNNNNNNNNNNNNNNNNNNNNNNNNNNNNNNNNNNNNNNNNNNNNNNNNNNNNNNNNNNNNNNNNNNNNNNNNNNNNNNNNNNNNNNNNNNNNNNNNNNNNNNNNNNNNNNNNNNNNNNNNNNNNNNNNNNNNNNNNNNNNNNNNNNNNNNNNNNNNNNNNNNNNNNNNNNNNNNNNNNNNNNNNNNNNNNNNNNNNNNNNNNNNNNNNNNNNNNNNNNNNNNNNNNNNNNNNNNNNNNNNNNNNNNNNNNNNNNNNNNNNNNNNNNNNNNNNNNNNNNNNNNNNNNNNNNNNNNNNNNNNNNNNNNNNNNNNNNNNNNNNNNNNNNNNNNNNNNNNNNNNNNNNNNNNNNNNNNNNNNNNNNNNNNNNNNNNNNNNNNNNNNNNNNNNNNNNNNNNNNNNNNNNNNNNNNNNNNNNNNNNNNNNNNNNNNNNNNNNNNNNNNNNNNNNNNNNNNNNNNNNNNNNNNNNNNNNNNNNNNNNNNNNNNNNNNNNNNNNNNNNNNNNNNNNNNNNNNNNNNNNNNNNNNNNNNNNNNNNNNNNNNNNNNCCCGCGAACCGGCCGGTTCAGCCGGACCGGGACGCAGGGGTGAACCGGCCCCTGACCGGTCCCCTCATCCCCCATCCCGTAATCCCCTTAAACCCTGGGGGATGGGCCGGTTCCGGGGCGGGTCGGGACGGGACGCGGGCCGGGGCGGGATGACCCGGTCCCCCTGCCAGCCCTAGGAAAAACATACACAATTACGAGAGTGTACCAACAGAGGAATCTTATCGGCACATACATAAGCTATATTCTGAAAAATTAgcaaaatacaattattatattttacttttaatgttAGGCTTAAGAAATAGCAATTCATTATCCATAAATATAGAGTAAACATAGGATTTAGAATCCTGATTCTCTCCTTCAAAAATTTCCTCTCTTATTTATTCTCCTAAAATCTATCGACATTTTTTTGACTTATTCGGCTATAGAAAAGGTATGAGTTAAAGAAATATGATTttgcaaataaaataattgaaaaaaatgaaaaaacatgttcagaaaaaaaaaatatatgaatggAGGCCATAAAAAGGATTCATATcacgttatatatatatatatatataaaaaattacaaatcaggataattgacaaattaaatattaaaaaaagcaTATACAAAAATCGATtgcttataaaaaaatttgattgattcataaaatcaatttatttatgtcACATAATACGAGACAAAAGAAGTAAATGTTATAATATGGATGTCCATGGACTACACCAAGAAGTTACTCTGACCCATTATCTCCATTACTTTCCTCCATTATGAAGATAATTATAACTTTCACCTTTATAACATTATTCTCGTAACCTTTCACTTTCGTAAACTccccattatattcatgtttatgATTAATCTTTTTTATGCCttttacactataaatagaaaCATAAATGTTCATACTGTATACACTTGAAGATTTAGTGATCACTTGAAcgaaataaaattatctcatattGTTCTTATTGTCTAATATCCTTCTTGActttatctttatattattcttttgttcttaagTTTTACAACAACAtgcattatttaatttaaaaattatgtaaaatgtattgtaaatattaattattaacgACACattaattcttaaaattttgtttgtgaTACATAGGACAAGAAAagtaacatataatatttaaaaattataataaattacaataattaataatttaaaatatttaaaaattatattaaaatttaattgactCTTTAAATTTTATCTGTAGCATATAGAGTGAtgcaaaaagttaaaaatagtCGGCCCGTTTTAGCACATACACTTGTgtctgatatatatatattccacaaaagaaaatacaaataaaaagacaaatttaatgaattgaaatgtttataattgagtttaatttttaaatgatttatttaatttagtgaGCGTAGGGAGTGAGTTATTTAGGgacatttttgtttgatttgggatattttatttaaaatatgggcatattttaatatttttacaacACATGAATATGTTTGATCTAATAGTTTAACATTGgacaaaaagtttttaattaataaacgAAAATAAAAGGGTATTTTGATGGTCTTAACCCATTAAAGATTATATTTGTAGGAATATAatgattatttgattatttatttttctctaataaaatttccactttcctttttttttcttcataaaacCCTAGTCTAAACCCCTTCTCTTCATAAAATTGTTGAAGTTGTGGAGCTATGGAGATTGATAGAAAAGATGGGAGAACAGCTAATCAATTGAGACCATTGATTTGCGCTCGTAATGTTCTTAATCGCGCTCATGGCTCTGCAAGTTGGTCTCAAGGtatttaaatcataaatttggGTGATTCAATTTAGTCGTTTTCATTTAAAGTTGGAAACTTTTATACTTGTGCACAGGGGAGACGAAAGTTCTTGCTGCTGTTTATGGACCAAAGGCTGGAACAAACAAAAACGAGAATCCAGAGAAGGCATGTTTTGAAGTCTTTTGGAAGCCAAAAACGGGGCAGATTGGTTAGTTTCATTAAACACAGTGTCATACACTTTTGTTACTAATTGATGAATGGGCCAATTCCATTGTTTGATATTAATTGTTTGGTGTTGCTACATTATATGTGTGAATGGGGCATGCTGTTTTGTTATTCAAAATCTAATTTATGTTTAGGTAAAGCGGAGAAGGAGTATgagatgattttgaagaagacCGTGCAAAGCATTTGTGTTTTGAATGTTCATCCAAATACCACCACGTCAATTATCATTCAGGTGAGACAGTCTAAAAGTAAAGATGAACTTACCTGTTAGAGATTTGTATGTTGTGACCTAGTGGTTTGGGCTTGGGACTTCCAAGTTCGGAACCCCTTGACAGAGAGAGCACGTGttttgccttctgggtcgagctcgtcgcatCGGGCTTGCCTAGTGCCCGTTACCtttcctatgtggtttgcgagctattgcataggagcggggttTTACCTGTGCACATTTAAAGCgtagcggctgcgggtttcccttgtcaatAAAAAGAATTGTAAAGAACTTCGAGTGTAAGACAGCCTAAACTATTAAACACTGGAATGAAAGTGGTTTTCAATGGAGCAAGATGAACAGTGAGTATTCATGTAGGCAACTCCAACTAGCTAGGGATTGAGGAGAGATGTCGTTCTTGTTGTATATATGGGGTTTAGGTCTTCATTTTGTTGGTGGACAAGTTGCTAGCTTTGTACTATAGCTGTAGTCTGGATGGAGAACTTGAGTTTGTTCTTGAAGGAAAGTAATTAACACACACAACTTACTGCTCTTACATGTTTAAAAGACTAGTCGTTGAAGGAAGTCTGAAGGCAATAAACTTACTAGGGAAGTAGTGAAATTTTGGACATCTTTTATATTAGGTAACTTGTTTCTTTGTTATTGGGGAAATACCCGTCTATAAGCAATATACCAAAAAGTAGAGACCCTACAATAAGACATGGTTCTTGACAAAAGTTACCTATATACAAACCAGAAACTCAAAGGTGCGCCAAAAAGGGAACTAGACGCATCATGATATTCCtcaaataaacaaaatcttGTTCTACctttctatttttctccttCCAAACTACTCACATAAGAGCTAGATTGGCAACATTCCAAGTTGATGGTCTTCTTTTACTAACTATAACAAGCTTAAGAAGATGATGAAAGTACCTGTAGTGAAATAGATATTTCAGAGCAGAACAGAATGCTAAGTAGAAAGAAGTTCATTGTAGCAGTTACAACTTTCCAAAGTGAAGACAGTGATAGGAAAATATGAAGAGAGAAGCAGTAGGATGAAATGTTGAGAAACGGGCATTATGATATCCCTTCTTTACAAGGGACCAACATCATACCATTATCTCAAAGCATAGTAGGCTGTAATCTGTGATTCAAAGAGCATAATATAATGCATGTAAAGAGGATATGGTACTTAATGACGAAGACATAACACCTAGATTGGCAatgaataatgattatgttgCTGTTACTTATAAGTTATAGCCCAAGTCTGGAGTAGAGCTTCTAAATGTCCGATGCACCTTTGAGGGATTAAAGTCAATTGGGCTTACATAGatgttatgaattttatttcttgtttatttctgtcttttcactttgttttgtcATTTACTCAATTAAGCATGAAAGCTGAACTGCACGTTCTAGCCACTTTTGTTGGGGGCTAAAAAGTATTCCCATCAGTATACTAAGATATTGGAGTGCAGTGTAGGCAATGATGAACATTACATTTATACCCATACGAGACAGTTGTGTTgattgaactagtttctgacATCTTTGTTGGTTGGCTTTGTGTCATCTGAAACTCAAGATATCAGAAAACTCATGCTTCTATGcattattatgattttgttattttttttttggctaattGCGAATTGCTAATTGTATATCTATTTGTTTAATCATAATGATAGCTCCAATCAAACTTTAAGTAGTTATGTTTTGATGCAGGTTGTCAACGATGATGGAGCTGTATCCTTAGTTATTGAACTCTTCATGTTGCTACAATCTAAAAGATTTACACCCTGATATCTGAGAGTGCTCAGGGATATCATGAAGGGAGCTCTCATCAATTTGAATAAACAATCAAACCATCAAATTGTATGTGAATGTGCATACCAATTTTTTAATCCCAGATGATTACTTACAAAAAATGGATTGAATATCAGTTTGCATTACAGCTTTCATTTAATACTCTGTTCCGGAAACTGGTTAGATTTGATGTTTTTTAAGAGTCTTGTTTTAAGGGATCATACGTTCCACACGCTCGGTCCTGCCAACTGGAGCGTGGACATCATTTTGTGGGGGCCCAACAGTTGGTTAACCTAGAACTAGGATGAGTTTGACTTTGATACCACGTTAAAGAAATAGACGTTTAGACTAGCTCAACCTCAAAAGCTATCTCATGAGGTGATGATTGCTCAAGTCCATATAAAGAAACCAAATGCACATTCAACAATAAATGTGGGACAAACTAACGTAGTTTGGTTATACTCTATAAGGTGATCGAGAGTAGGGATGGTGAGAGGACAGAGTATACCTATCTGCCAGAAGGGCGTAACTCTTTTTATGGTCACATTTTGTCTATTGTAATATCTAGAAAGTTGAATTTTCAGGAACCAATATCCAATCAGGACAATATTATGTGACCATGATAAAACCGTTCTGAAGAAACTCAGCAAAATGACCTATCTTTTTTAAAGGTAACCACCTCTATCTCGTCTATCATGTGATGCTAGAGTTCTGCAAATTACTGATGTTACATCATTCTTCAACCTTGATTTGCTTGTTAGTCAAGAAACTTCCTTGACTGCATTTTTCCTAAGCTTCTTCCATGTGCCATAAATGCATTATGTGCTGCCCTTGTGGATGCTGGAATTCCTTTGAAGCACCTTGCTGGTATTAATCTTCTATCTGCAATTTTGCGATTTAGCatcattatttgataatttactTATTGATCAATATGAGGAAAGATGAAATGATGGAGGCTTATTGTTTTCTGTAGTTGCAATATGTTGTTGTCTAACAGAGAGTGGACATATTCtactggaccctagcaagctaGAAGAACAGGTTTTTTCCATTTAGTCTTTCATGTAATTTGTAAGCTTTTTTAGCATTCTTAACTAGCTCATACTCATGCAACTATAATGTTGAATGATTTGCTTACGCGATAATAACAGAGAATGACGGCATTTGTATATCTAGTTTTCCCGAACTCGACATTATCTGTGCTTCCTGAAGAAGCATTGAAAGTGAGAGGTGAACCCATGGAACACGGGCTTATAACATCTTCTACGCATGGTGTAATGTCAGGTAAGATCCGAATCTATGCACTTACATTCGTAATGTCATTAATGATTATCTGTAGAAGTTCTTTTTACTGCTATAATTGTTGCATCATCAAAGTTGTACTGGTATAGAACTGCTGGTTTTGTGTTCCCCAAAATCAGCAGTCTATGCTTTTGAGATAGCACTATGCTTTTATTATGTATGGTGGGAGCTTCATTACCTCAAAGTTCTTTGTTATTCTGCCTGGTTATGAAACTTTGGTTTCTGGTTGGAGCTTGTGATTCTGAGAGCCGAGAGTTTAGTCAACAGTTTGTTGATTCCTCCTGTTGCTAGTGGATAGCTATTTGTCTGGTATCTTTACGATTAATCTCTTTGCAACAAGTTATGCATTATAGTTGGTCACTGTAATACATGTAGATATGGAGCAATACCTTCAGCATGATATTTCACAATTGctcataatttttgaattaagCAGTTACAACATTTGCAGTCTGTAGTTGTAGTTTACTTCTCAAAAAATTGTGTTTTAGTTTGATTGCAGAGTCATATGTGGAATTAATTCTGTAAAGTTTGTTTTAACCTGCTTATGGAACTGACAAAGAACGTAAGATCTACTGCTAAATTGTATTTAGTAGATGTATGTTGCTTCCCCtgtaacccccccccccccNNNNNNNNNNNNNNNNNNNNNNNNNNNNNNNNNNNNNNNNNNNNNNNNNNNNNNNNNNNNNNNNNNNNNNNNNNNNNNNNNNNNNNNNNNNNNNNNNNNNNNNNNNNNNNNNNNNNNNNNNNNNNNNNNNNNNNNNNNNNNNNNNNNNNNNNNNNNNNNNNNNNNNNNCCCCCCCCCCCCTGTAATTGTTGCCCTACCTGCAATCTGACCTCCATTTTCACATTGCATGATATCTTGGATAAGAGTTAAAACCAATCACATTCAATGTTATATATGCATTTTGGAGCCTTATCACTTTTTGATCTTTTTAACGTAAGAAGATAGATTAAGAATGAGAAAGTGGGACCTTTTTAACCTTTGGCCTACAGTTGGTAGCTATTTTCTCTTTAAGCTATTTGGACATCATTTTTAATAAACTGACGGAAAAAGTTGTTGCCACTTTAGTGGATTTAATGTTGGCTTTTGTTCCATAAGAGTGCTTAGATCAACTGTTATGACTTGAGATGTTTGCTGTATTCAGTTGACGACTACATACGATGTTTGGAGAGGGGACGTGCTGCCACTTCCAAGTTGTCTGATTTTTTCAGGAGAAACTTGCAATAACAAGTCGAAAGTGACTAATCCAAGTTGAGTTCAATTGACTCGGATCAGCAAAAATGAGatctcactgactttcctagtCCATTGACTTGTTCGTGTTGGATCTTTGCTGGCATAAATTGAACGTGGATGTGTCATGATTGTTgtaaattttgatgtcatctcgaTGGCTTTGGCTACCTATCAAATAGTTGAGATGTGGAAAATGTCAGTGTAGCATATTCCCCTTTCAATTTGCAGGAGATCTAGGTAGCAAACTAATGTCTTTAATTGATGCCCATGATACCAGTAAAAATGTATTCTGAGTATAAGTTTGCATTACAGCTTCATTTTTAATACTCGTCACAGAAGCTGTTTAGACTTTGATGATTTTTAAGAGAGGCAGTGTTTTAAAGTATAATTCAGAGACATCCCCTCAAATTTGATTTACAATATTATGTACCTACCTGATTTGGAtctttgtaaaattattttaaatctacTTATGTGCaaaaaatctaaaaactaaTGTGTCTAGCTGAGGCTAACTCATGTTTCTGAACAGGGGCGCAAAAATAGGTTTGGAACAAACCTGAATCAATTTGGCTGCAATGGGCGGGTTGAGTTCCACGAATATGCAGGCTAGAAAGATGCTATTTGCTGCTATTCTATCTATTTGTGCATCAAGTGGTAGCTAAGCGAGAGTGCTTGCGGTGatgaaaaatctttttattaGACCAAACAAAAAGAGGAACCGCTATTGAGCTTAATCCATAAAAATTTTTAATCTGCTCTgcataaattgaaaatattttattaatttattctccTGAACCCTATTGCAAATAGAAGAAACCATGAAAATCTTATTGCTAACACACattattcatctttttttttgttcaactCCTTTTGCACTccctttctcaaattttttattagtcaagtgtaattttgttaaaaatttcaatcaatagttgaaattgatgattacatttttttttaatttcttcttaaaaTTTCAAGCATTACAACAAACATATTTAAGTTATAAGTCATATCAAGTTATTAACTTCTTGAATTACCTACATATTCTACGATTCTTTCTCTTAgctttatttaaggaaaaatgatCTGAAAAATACTTCAACCTTGGTTGAAATTGTTGTTACAACTTACAATATCAAACTTTAGAAAGAACCTTTTACCTCACATActataataatgtattttaaaggtatatatgtggcTACGTGAACATAAAATATATTGCATCATTTTAAATAGTAATGTGGCCTTATgggcacatatatacctttaaaatacactattaactAAATAGTACAGGGAGTAAAAGACCCTCCATAAAGTTTGGTATCGTAACAACAATTTCGATCAAAGTTAAagtatttttcattctttttcctttatttaaaGTATTTCAACTTATTACTTATAGAATCTTGTTAacaatccatatcatggctgcctcactaaaataatattattcaaGTTGAATTGATATAACCTTAtctaaaactaatttttaaaaaaactctttgaaaaattcattttttaaaaaaaagaatttaaagtaataattttaggcctttgattaaatttttattttatatcttcaATTATGTTAAGTGGCCCCTAGTGAGGATGGGAAGATTGGGGGATAGAAGTGAAGATATGACTAATGCTTTTGATGACTCAAAGCAACTACACACACTTGAATTATTGTTGTTCAATGCAACAACATATACACAACAACTCATGTGACCAAGAACAGCAACCATGCATGTTTTTGGTGGTTAAATACTGTGAGctttcaaattcaattaatataagTATGTATGTTATTACTTAATCATGTAATTACGTAACATAAAACTAATTTACTAGCTAACTCGATCCAAAATTTAAGAGGAGATCGACTTATCATGAAtcatgattattttaaaattgtaaaatGTGCAATAGAATAGTTTCAAGAAATAACTATGTCCTATAATAATTTTGTACATGAGTGCATCTCATTCTTTTAGTCATCTAGTATTCGGAGTatattaatttgactaatttaaatttatgtcgCTTAAGATTCATATATAAGTTTATATATCAGTGATTCttgttttctaaatattttcGGTACATATTACCCTGATTATTGCGATGCACAAGACCCATTTAAAGGGAACAGTTccctattaaaaatatttttttataatataatacgAACAGAAATTCTCTGATTTAGAAATGGAGATATATGATCTAttaatctaatatatatatgtatgacgGAGATTCAAGAGTTATGGGCTCATAGTTTTGTTGTAGTTCGATCTTCGCGTTTGTTCTTTTCCTTTATTGgtaaaatttcaaatcaatcATGCATTactatgttttgttttttatttcaacCTTGATAAGACTAAAGATATTAAAAGataagtattaaaaaaaatcttaaatttgatGTGAATTATTACTCTGGTCTTTAAACTATTGACAATCTTAAAAGTATTCCcctaattaatgaaattatttaaaaataccCTTCTTATGTGCTATATGTCATCCACGCAAGCATATACGTAGAAATTTTTGTTATATGTTAGATCCATAGGCGAATATACacgaaaaatgataaaaatcgAATAATTCCTAATTACTGGCTCGTAAAATAGCTTCTATTTACAAAATAATCTTAAAAGCACATTGATACTTGCTATTTTTCGTAATTTGAccctcaatttttaaaaaagatagtCAAACACAAATTCCttatcaaaaacattttttcaaatgaatttgtaaaacacaaacaaatttttttaaatgtcatgaactctcgatgtatttcgaggagtatcatgtatatacagttgagtgagtactgggtattctgagtACTGGGTATTCATCACCTCATTCAtacttgatgattatgtgttttatttggtggttggaaagtacttgatgtttgattacctttattgatgaaacttgaatagtaagtgtaatatatatatatacttgtataatttaagaatttatttttttcttatataaaaacTCCTGTCattacttcttcgttgtcggtccatgagacatactgggtacatGTGGTTTCGTACttatactacacttgttgcactctttgtggtgcagattcgatttcgagtaggagcacatctcgaGGAGCAGTTTGAGTCCGAGtttggagtgtcttggagttgtggtgagctgcttggctggTCCGTgacccacacctccctctatcttttacttattctgttattcagtattcagacaggatatcccttatgttagatttgtcattttagtttcagacttgcatcgtattttagaagctcttgtacttatgacataAATTCTTGGgtagtatgtttttttttccagtttttcgcattcgtacttataaggaactcaatgtTGGAGATTTTGCTAATTGTTGTCTTTTCACtcattagttagttaagtttgttaaaatatgttggttggcttacctattggttgggaacataggtgccatcacgactcgtgatttttgggtcgtgacaatttggtatcagagccctacgTTCATCGGTCTTACGAGTACAAGAgcaatgtctagtagagtcttgcggatcgATATGAAGGCGTCCATACCTATCTTCGAGAAGCTATAGTacaattatgaaatattatgttCTTTCATTCACTATCGTGCACACTTGATCTTCTTGAAATTCTAATCTCGATATCTCATTCTCTCAGATGGCGAGGACTCGTACACCGGCAAGTGGTGGTCAGGATCCTATTTCTACGCCTGCTTCTGGAAATACTATCTGAGGTAGAGGCAGGGGACGAGCTCGAGGTCAGGCTAGGGGCCGTATTGCAGCACTTGTGGAAGGTCAAGT is part of the Solanum pennellii chromosome 8, SPENNV200 genome and harbors:
- the LOC107029075 gene encoding exosome complex exonuclease RRP46 homolog; its protein translation is MEIDRKDGRTANQLRPLICARNVLNRAHGSASWSQGETKVLAAVYGPKAGTNKNENPEKACFEVFWKPKTGQIGKAEKEYEMILKKTVQSICVLNVHPNTTTSIIIQVVNDDGALLPCAINALCAALVDAGIPLKHLAVAICCCLTESGHILLDPSKLEEQRMTAFVYLVFPNSTLSVLPEEALKVRGEPMEHGLITSSTHGVMSVDDYIRCLERGRAATSKLSDFFRRNLQ